A region of Chlamydia crocodili DNA encodes the following proteins:
- a CDS encoding bifunctional 3-dehydroquinate dehydratase/shikimate dehydrogenase, with translation MLCATISGPSFSEAKQQLLHSLPLVDSIELRIDCLLSLSLDQLKHLVSLAKKPILTLKKHASLSESVWVERTMELAKLQPDYLDIDKDFPKEALRNIQNQYPNIKIILSYHSKTSEYVPNLYNDMLKQQAHHYKIAITSTKSIDTLRYIRIKKYLPENTTVLCMGNEGIASRILSPLMKNAINYASGINAPKVAPGQLSIEDLLAYNYANLSSESSIYGLIGNPVDRSISHLSHNKLFSELNMKMSYIKILLTSQELKDFFSLTRDLPFRGLSVTMPFKTDVLDYIDILDTSVKHCQSCNTLVFNNNKITGYNTDGSGLLNLLKRKNITLQNTHVAIVGSGGAAMAIATTFAYSGARISIFNRTEAHAKKLAELCNGNAFPLSSLSENLNIDILILCLPPNVEIPEVFSPVIIDINTLPKESHYTRKAKTKGCHILYGYEMFAEQALLQFSLWFPEKLSEEDNERFRISVENIVNAM, from the coding sequence ATGTTATGTGCAACAATTAGCGGTCCTTCTTTTTCCGAAGCAAAACAACAACTTTTGCACTCGTTACCTCTAGTAGATAGTATAGAGTTGCGTATCGACTGTCTTTTATCTCTATCATTAGATCAGCTGAAACATTTGGTTTCTTTAGCAAAGAAACCTATTCTTACATTAAAAAAGCACGCTAGTTTATCTGAATCGGTATGGGTAGAACGCACCATGGAACTAGCAAAATTACAACCTGATTATCTCGATATCGATAAAGATTTTCCTAAAGAAGCTTTAAGAAATATTCAAAATCAATATCCTAATATAAAGATTATCCTTTCCTATCATAGCAAAACCTCAGAATACGTTCCGAATCTTTATAATGATATGCTAAAACAACAAGCTCATCATTATAAAATCGCAATCACTTCAACCAAATCCATAGATACCCTGCGTTATATACGAATAAAAAAATATCTTCCCGAAAACACTACAGTACTTTGCATGGGAAATGAAGGAATCGCTTCTCGAATCCTTTCGCCATTAATGAAAAATGCTATTAATTATGCTTCGGGAATAAATGCCCCTAAAGTAGCTCCTGGACAACTTTCTATAGAAGATCTATTAGCATATAATTATGCCAACCTCTCTTCAGAATCCAGTATCTATGGTCTTATTGGTAATCCTGTAGATCGCAGTATCAGTCATCTTTCTCATAATAAGCTATTCTCAGAACTGAATATGAAGATGAGTTACATAAAAATCCTTTTAACATCTCAAGAACTTAAAGACTTTTTCTCCCTAACGCGAGATCTTCCTTTTCGAGGGCTTAGTGTAACTATGCCCTTTAAAACCGATGTTCTTGACTATATCGATATTCTTGATACTTCTGTAAAACACTGCCAGTCTTGTAATACTCTAGTTTTCAATAATAATAAGATCACGGGATACAATACAGACGGTTCAGGACTATTGAATCTTTTGAAACGCAAAAATATCACCTTACAAAATACACACGTAGCTATTGTAGGTTCAGGAGGAGCAGCAATGGCTATAGCAACGACATTTGCTTATTCAGGAGCTCGTATTAGCATCTTCAACCGAACAGAAGCCCATGCTAAAAAACTCGCTGAGCTATGTAATGGGAATGCGTTTCCTTTAAGCTCTCTATCAGAAAATCTTAATATAGATATTCTAATTTTATGCCTTCCTCCTAATGTAGAAATTCCAGAAGTCTTCTCTCCTGTAATTATCGATATCAATACATTGCCCAAAGAATCTCACTACACAAGAAAAGCTAAAACAAAAGGATGCCATATCCTTTATGGATATGAAATGTTTGCAGAGCAAGCTCTGCTACAATTTTCTCTATGGTTTCCTGAAAAACTCTCTGAAGAGGACAATGAGAGATTTCGTATTAGCGTGGAAAATATCGTTAATGCCATGTAA
- a CDS encoding DUF2608 domain-containing protein, with protein sequence MQRYWLFFFFLFPLAIHSGETTRYVEVKSIHEIAGDILYDSSDFWLIFDLDDTLLEGAQALTQSLWLQKTIEGFQQLGLSENEAWETTYPYWEEFQEKGSVKTIENAMQILITKIHEKKKTLFAYTERKLSSENITLQQLKSLNLKLDRTAPAIPTRLPKGILFSSGVLFGEELHKGPGLQLFLDAIDAHPEKIIYIDNRKENVLRIGELCKLKKISYLGITYTAQKFLPPVYIPEISKVQYTYSQKLLSNEAAALLLRHQMTE encoded by the coding sequence ATGCAAAGATATTGGTTATTTTTCTTTTTTCTTTTTCCTCTAGCTATTCATAGTGGTGAAACTACACGTTATGTAGAGGTAAAATCCATTCATGAAATCGCAGGTGACATCCTTTATGATAGCAGTGACTTTTGGTTGATATTTGATCTCGATGACACTTTATTAGAAGGTGCCCAGGCGTTAACACAATCATTGTGGTTACAGAAAACAATAGAGGGATTTCAACAGCTAGGGCTTTCTGAAAACGAAGCTTGGGAAACTACCTACCCTTACTGGGAAGAGTTCCAAGAAAAAGGATCTGTAAAAACTATAGAAAATGCTATGCAAATTCTCATCACAAAGATCCACGAAAAAAAGAAAACACTGTTTGCGTATACGGAACGTAAACTCTCCTCAGAAAATATCACCTTGCAGCAATTGAAAAGCTTAAACCTAAAATTAGATCGTACGGCTCCCGCCATACCTACTCGTCTACCAAAAGGGATTCTCTTTTCTTCAGGAGTGTTATTCGGAGAAGAATTGCATAAGGGGCCGGGGCTGCAATTATTTCTAGATGCCATAGATGCTCATCCTGAAAAGATCATTTATATTGATAACCGCAAGGAAAATGTTTTACGTATCGGTGAGTTATGTAAATTAAAAAAAATTTCCTATCTAGGGATTACCTATACAGCTCAGAAATTCTTACCCCCAGTATACATCCCAGAAATCTCTAAGGTTCAATATACATACTCTCAAAAACTCCTTAGCAATGAAGCTGCTGCCCTACTCTTAAGACATCAAATGACAGAGTAG